From Calothrix sp. PCC 6303, a single genomic window includes:
- a CDS encoding lysophospholipid acyltransferase family protein has translation MTSSLQYRPLPQTEQSQPLSFPYIEEATIKRAKEGVGFARDRQTNEMINTALLSLAAEVDGASSSKISGGIRRGIIRTLIHSLFRIKVEFPERVPNTPVIVVANHLNHLDPFFLLSELPSNPFLNILGDARTLYNTSWKRQILKLAKGVIPLERIWKEEVAVVEAAKNGRTDLADLAAEITAHVPKGNSIEGMRRLDRVIQATLNRGEAILLFPEGKLGKTEGKLLPLKRGAAIYAIRSGVPILPVALVGTHDLYFRKQITIRFGEPLVVSQSNRPKSQQVDDVLQQIQDAMVNILPQNYSEALGMKPFRRFLNHLFW, from the coding sequence ATGACTTCCTCATTACAGTATCGCCCACTTCCCCAAACAGAGCAATCTCAACCTCTATCTTTTCCATATATCGAAGAAGCAACCATTAAACGCGCAAAAGAAGGAGTTGGTTTCGCACGCGATCGCCAAACTAATGAAATGATTAATACAGCGTTATTATCTTTGGCAGCGGAAGTAGATGGAGCTAGCAGCAGTAAAATTAGTGGTGGGATTCGACGTGGAATAATTCGCACTTTAATTCATAGTTTATTCCGCATCAAAGTTGAATTTCCAGAAAGGGTTCCCAACACACCTGTAATTGTTGTTGCTAACCATCTCAACCATCTCGATCCGTTTTTTCTCCTTTCCGAATTACCCAGCAATCCCTTCTTAAATATCTTGGGTGATGCTCGCACACTTTATAATACTTCTTGGAAACGTCAGATTTTGAAGTTAGCTAAAGGTGTAATTCCCTTAGAACGGATTTGGAAAGAGGAAGTTGCAGTGGTTGAAGCGGCTAAAAATGGACGCACAGACTTAGCTGATTTGGCAGCAGAAATCACAGCACATGTTCCCAAAGGTAACTCAATTGAAGGAATGCGGAGACTTGACCGAGTAATTCAAGCTACACTGAATCGTGGTGAGGCAATCTTGCTATTTCCCGAAGGAAAACTAGGTAAGACAGAAGGTAAGCTATTACCCCTAAAACGTGGTGCAGCTATCTACGCTATTCGTTCAGGAGTTCCTATTCTACCTGTTGCACTCGTGGGTACCCACGATCTTTACTTCCGTAAGCAAATAACCATCCGCTTTGGTGAACCTTTAGTAGTTTCCCAATCCAACAGACCTAAATCACAACAGGTTGATGATGTTCTTCAACAGATTCAGGATGCGATGGTGAATATACTACCACAAAATTACTCTGAAGCTTTAGGAATGAAACCATTCCGCCGTTTTTTAAACCATCTTTTTTGGTAG